From the Quercus lobata isolate SW786 chromosome 6, ValleyOak3.0 Primary Assembly, whole genome shotgun sequence genome, one window contains:
- the LOC115994598 gene encoding probable disease resistance protein At5g66900: MAAGAALGAVFGEVFAVLHDAVKEVGSKALMFRPILKSLESQLGRLAPLVEDIKRLSEQLELPKVETETLIEHMKKGEKLVRKCSKIRWWNYYFKVYYSTKLQELDKEIVKFCQVDLQVYGTRNALKALLSMNRMLQKVDSVAESLETPRASCAVPGLRDLTVGLEMPIMELKTLLLKEEVQLLLLTAPGGCGKTTLVQKLCQDDQIKGIYKENILFVNVSKTPNVKVIVQKLFDYKHCRPEFLIQSDEQAIEQLPQLLNHIGPNPILLILDDVWLGSESIPEKFKFNIPKYKILVTSRTAFPRFEFTYHLKPLNDVDAMTLFHHSASLHDGSSYIPAEEDVKKIVKGCGGFPLVLQVIGGSLRGEHAVVWKSRLMKWSSGQSFLGSDAKLLGHLESSLEFSDDKVIIKECFLDLGSFPEDQRIPTAILIDMWAELYELDEDGIHAIAHLRELTTRNLASLVMAGKDASEANSYFNDDFVTLHDILRELAMHQSSKEPEEERPRLILNISGNNLSKRWMEKKQKLINARLLSISTDESFSWSWCNIQAPKVEVLVLNFQTQNYTLPEFVEKMDELKVLIVTNYGFFHAEISNFQLLGSLPNFRRIRLEKVSISSLCKTLVPLKSLKKISLFMCNIGKAFENCTIQLSNALPNLIEIRIDYCNDLLELPVGLCDIVLLKKLIITNCHKLSALSQGIGNLVNLEVLRFGSCTDLSELPESMRSLHKLSILDISDCLSISQLPKHIGELCNLKVLNMRGCLRLRNSLPESTVELNQLELVVCDEERAKLWEPIKEFLTKLKVEVAEKDINLNWLPKK, encoded by the exons ATGGCAGCAGGGGCAGCTCTTGGGGCAGTATTTGGAGAGGTTTTTGCGGTGTTGCATGACGCAGTTAAGGAAGTGGGAAGCAAAGCCCTTATGTTCAGACCCATTCTCAAAAGCCTTGAATCCCAGCTAGGTAGGTTGGCGCCATTGGTCGAGGATATAAAACGGTTAAGCGAACAACTTGAACTCCCAAAAGTCGAAACAGAGACCTTGATCGAACATATGAAGAAAGGAGAGAAGCTGGTTCGCAAGTGCTCGAAAATCCGGTGGTGGAACTACTACTTCAAAGTCTATTACTCCACCAAACTTCAAGAGTTGGACAAGGAGATCGTCAAGTTCTGTCAGGTTGATTTGCAAGTATATGGCACAAGGAATGCTTTGAAGGCTTTGTTAAGTATGAATCGTATGCTGCAGAAAGTGGATTCGGTCGCGGAGAGTCTGGAGACACCAAGGGCGTCGTGCGCGGTTCCTGGACTCCGGGATTTAACAGTTGGGTTGGAAATGCCAATAATGGAGTTGAAGACTCTGCTGTTGAAGGAGGAAGTGCAGCTGCTTCTATTGACTGCCCCTGGAGGATGTGGGAAGACCACGTTGGTCCAAAAGCTTTGTCAAGATGACCAAATTAAGG GCATATATAAGGAAAATATTCTCTTTGTCAACGTTTCAAAAACTCCCAACGTGAAGGTCATTGTACAAAAACTATTTGATTATAAGCATTGTCGGCCTGAGTTTCTAATTCAAAGTGATGAACAAGCAATCGAACAGCTACCGCAACTGCTGAATCATATTGGACCTAATCCTATATTGTTGATCCTGGATGACGTCTGGCTTGGATCAGAATCCATTCCTGAAAAGTTTAAGTTTAATATTCCAAAGTACAAGATTTTGGTTACTTCAAGAACTGCATTTCCAAGATTTGAATTTACATATCACTTAAAACCGCTAAATGATGTTGATGCAATGACCCTTTTTCATCACTCTGCATCCCTACATGATGGGAGCTCTTACATTCCAGCAGAAGAAGACGTCAAAAAG ATAGTAAAAGGCTGTGGGGGATTCCCACTAGTCCTTCAAGTAATTGGTGGCTCACTGCGTGGGGAGCATGCAGTGGTATGGAAAAGTAGACTAATGAAATGGTCTAGTGGTCAATCTTTTCTCGGTTCTGATGCTAAGCTGCTTGGTCATCTTGAAAGTAGCCTAGAATTTTCGGATGACAAGGTTATCATCAAAGAGTGTTTCTTGGACCTAGGTTCATTTCCCGAAGACCAAAGGATCCctactgccatcctcattgaCATGTGGGCAGAATTATATGAACTAGATGAAGATGGCATCCATGCCATTGCCCATTTGCGAGAACTCACTACTCGAAATCTGGCCAGTCTTGTGATGGCAGG GAAAGATGCAAGTGAGGCCAACAGCTATTTCAATGATGACTTTGTCACACTGCATGACATTCTTAGAGAGCTTGCTATGCATCAGAGTAGCAAAGAGCCTGAAGAAGAAAGGCCAAGACTGATTCTGAACATAAGTGGAAACAATCTATCAAAGAGGTGGATGGAAAAGAAACAGAAACTCATCAATGCTCGCTTATTATCTATCTCAACTG ATGAATCATTCTCATGGAGTTGGTGCAACATTCAAGCACCCAAAGTTGAGGTTTTAGTTCTGAATTTTCAGACACAGAATTACACCTTACCTGAGTTTGTGGAGAAAATGGATGAACTCAAGGTTTTGATAGTCACGAATTATGGTTTCTTTCATGCTGAAATAAGCAATTTTCAACTACTCGGGTCTCTACCCAATTTTAGGAGAATTAGATTAGAGAAGGTTTCAATTTCCTCCCTTTGCAAGACCCTTGTACCATTGAAGAGTTTGAAGAAAATATCCTTGTTCATGTGTAATATTGGTAAAGCTTTTGAGAATTGTACCATTCAACTTTCAAATGCTTTGCCAAATCTGATAGAGATACGCATTGACTATTGCAATGATTTGTTGGAATTGCCTGTTGGGTTGTGTGATATTGTCCTCCTAAAAAAACTCATCATCACCAATTGTCATAAGTTGTCAGCATTATCTCAAGGAATTGGAAATCTGGTGAATTTAGAAGTACTAAGGTTTGGGTCTTGTACTGATTTGTCAGAGTTGCCAGAGTCAATGAGAAGCCTCCATAAGTTAAGCATTCTTGACATATCTGACTGCCTAAGCATTAGCCAGTTGCCAAAACACATTGGTGAATTGTGTAATTTAAAAGTGCTCAACATGAGAGGTTGCTTGAGATTGCGTAATTCATTGCCAGAATCAACCGTGGAGCTTAACCAATTAGAGCTTGTGGTTTGTGACGAAGAAAGGGCCAAGCTATGGGAGCCTATCAAGGAATTCCTCACCAAGCTTAAAGTAGAGGTGGCTGAAAAAGATATCAACTTGAATTGGCTTCCCAAAAAATGA
- the LOC115994596 gene encoding probable disease resistance protein At5g66900 isoform X1, with amino-acid sequence MSSLLYIFCIFCSVYSYQRKDSEKKLKSLRSQLVSISVVILVSERRRRRSSSKVMALMVAESLLGAGFEQVFTLLQETVKDVVSKARQFKGLLRNLDSTLDLLADTVKKIERSNQQRGRAVEKTQSLIEEMTKGEELVRKCLQIPWWNLVLIVKYSSKLSKLDKAILRFCQVDLQLHGTMTVFETREIVSDISQRMDSIRSVETPKVSFAVREPPDFTVGFDMPMKELKTLLLKEEVTLLVLTAPGGCGKTTLVQMLCQDEIIKGKFENNIFFVNVSKTPNVKVIVQNLLNYKNMQPDFQIQSDDDAIDQLLQLLNHITPNPILLILDDVWLGSENLLEKFKFDLPNYKILVTSRTAFPRFRFTYHLKPLNDVDAMTLFRRSVSLHDGSSYIPAEEDVKKIVKGCGGFPLVLQVIGASLRGQHEVVWRSRLMNWSNGQSFLGSDDKLLGHLESSLENDKVIIKECFMDLGSFPEDQRIPAAILIDMWAELYELDEDGIDAIAHLHELTTRNLANLVMAGKDASEANSYYNDDFVTLHDILRELAMHQSSKEPEEERPRLILNISGNNLPKRWMEKKQKLINACLLSISTGESFSWSWCNIHAPKVEVLVLNFQKLNYTLPEFVEKMDELKVFIVTNYGFFHAEISNFQLLGSLPNFRRIRLEKVSISSLCKTLVPLKSLKKISLFMCNIGKAFENCTIQLSNALPNLIEIRIDYCNDLMELPVGLCDIVLLKKLIITNCHKLSALSEGIGNLENLEVLRFRSCTDLSELPESIKSLHKLSILDISDCLSIGKLPKHIGELCNLKVLNMKGCLRLCNSLPESTVELKQLELVVCDKERAKLWEPIKEFLTKLKVEVAEKDINLNWLPK; translated from the exons ATGAGTAgtttactttatatattttgtattttctgcTCCGTTTACTCTTACCAGCGCAAAGACTCtgagaagaaattgaagagtTTGAGATCTCAACTGGTTTCCATCTCTGTTGTTATTCTAGTATCAG aaagaagaagaagaagaagcagcagcaaAGTTATGGCTCTGATGGTTGCAGAATCTCTTCTTGGGGCAGGATTTGAACAGGTCTTTACGTTGTTACAAGAAACAGTTAAAGATGTGGTAAGCAAGGCCCGTCAGTTCAAAGGCCTTCTTAGAAACCTCGATTCCACGTTAGATCTTTTGGCGGATACGGTCAAAAAAATAGAACGATCAAACCAACAACGTGGTCGCGCAGTAGAGAAAACACAGAGCTTGATCGAAGAAATGACGAAAGGTGAGGAGCTGGTTCGCAAGTGCTTGCAAATCCCATGGTGGAACTTGGTCTTAATAGTCAAGTACTCAAGCAAACTTTCTAAGTTGGACAAGGCCATTTTGAGGTTCTGTCAGGTTGATTTGCAATTACATGGTACAATGACTGTGTTTGAGACTAGAGAAATTGTGAGTGATATTAGCCAGAGAATGGATTCGATTCGGTCCGTGGAGACACCAAAGGTGTCGTTCGCTGTTCGTGAACCCCCGGATTTTACAGTTGGGTTTGATATGCCAATGAAGGAGTTGAAGACGCTGCTGTTGAAGGAGGAGGTGACGCTGCTTGTATTGACTGCTCCTGGAGGATGTGGGAAGACCACACTGGTCCAAATGCTCTGTCAGGATGAGATAATTAAAG GCAAGTTTGAGAACAATATTTTCTTTGTGAACGTTTCAAAAACTCCCAACGTGAAGGTCATTGTGCAGAACCTATTAAATTATAAGAACATGCAGCCTGACTTTCAAATTCAAAGTGATGATGATGCAATCGACCAGCTGTTACAACTGCTGAATCATATTACACCTAATCCTATATTGTTGATTCTAGATGATGTCTGGCTTGGATCAGAAAACCTTCTTGAAAAGTTTAAGTTTGATCTTCCCAATTACAAGATTTTGGTTACTTCAAGAACTGCATTTCCAAGATTTAGGTTTACATATCACTTAAAACCGCTAAATGATGTTGATGCAATGACCCTTTTTCGTCGCTCAGTATCCCTACATGATGGGAGCTCTTACATTCCAGCAGAAGAAGATGTCAAAAAG ATAGTAAAAGGCTGTGGGGGATTCCCACTAGTCCTTCAAGTAATTGGCGCCTCACTGCGTGGGCAGCATGAAGTGGTATGGAGAAGTAGACTAATGAATTGGTCTAATGGTCAATCTTTTCTCGGTTCTGATGATAAGCTGCTTGGTCATCTTGAAAGTAGCCTAGAAAATGACAAGGTTATCATCAAAGAGTGTTTCATGGACCTAGGTTCATTTCCCGAAGACCAAAGGATCCCTGCTGCTATCCTCATTGACATGTGGGCAGAATTATATGAGCTTGATGAAGATGGCATCGATGCCATTGCCCATTTGCACGAACTCACTACTCGAAATCTGGCCAATCTTGTGATGGCAGG GAAAGATGCAAGTGAGGCCAACAGCTATTACAATGATGACTTTGTCACACTGCATGACATTCTTAGAGAGCTTGCTATGCATCAGAGTAGCAAAGAGCCTGAAGAAGAACGGCCAAGACTGATTCTGAACATAAGTGGAAACAATCTACCAAAGAGGTGGATGGAAAAGAAACAGAAACTCATCAATGCTTGCTTATTATCTATCTCAACTG GTGAATCATTCTCATGGAGTTGGTGCAACATTCACGCACCCAAAGTTGAGGTTTTAGTTCTGAATTTTCAAAAACTGAATTACACCTTACCTGAGTTTGTGGAGAAAATGGATGAACTCAAGGTTTTTATAGTCACGAATTATGGTTTCTTTCATGCTGAAATAAGCAATTTTCAATTGCTCGGGTCTCTACCCAATTTTAGGAGAATTAGATTAGAGAAGGTTTCAATTTCTTCCCTTTGCAAGACCCTTGTACCGTTGAAGAGTTTGAAGAAAATATCCTTGTTCATGTGTAATATTGGTAAGGCTTTTGAGAATTGTACTATTCAACTTTCAAATGCTTTGCCAAATCTAATAGAGATACGCATTGACTATTGCAATGATCTGATGGAATTGCCTGTTGGGTTGTGTGATATTGTCCTCCTAAAAAAACTCATCATCACCAATTGTCATAAGTTGTCAGCATTATCTGAAGGAATTGGAAATTTGGAGAATTTAGAAGTACTAAGGTTTAGGTCTTGTACTGATTTGTCAGAGTTGCCAGAGTCAATCAAAAGCCTCCATAAGTTAAGCATTCTTGACATATCTGACTGTCTAAGCATTGGCAAGTTGCCAAAACACATTGGTGAGTTGTGTAATTTAAAAGTGCTCAACATGAAAGGTTGCTTGAGATTGTGTAATTCATTGCCAGAATCAACTGTGGAGCTTAAGCAATTAGAGCTCGTGGTTTGTGACAAAGAAAGGGCCAAGCTATGGGAGCCTATCAAGGAATTCCTCACCAAACTTAAAGTAGAGGTGGCTGAAAAAGATATCAACTTGAATTGGCTTCCCAAATAA
- the LOC115994596 gene encoding probable disease resistance protein At5g66900 isoform X2 → MSSLLYIFCIFCSVYSYQRKDSEKKLKSLRSQLVSISVVILVSGFEQVFTLLQETVKDVVSKARQFKGLLRNLDSTLDLLADTVKKIERSNQQRGRAVEKTQSLIEEMTKGEELVRKCLQIPWWNLVLIVKYSSKLSKLDKAILRFCQVDLQLHGTMTVFETREIVSDISQRMDSIRSVETPKVSFAVREPPDFTVGFDMPMKELKTLLLKEEVTLLVLTAPGGCGKTTLVQMLCQDEIIKGKFENNIFFVNVSKTPNVKVIVQNLLNYKNMQPDFQIQSDDDAIDQLLQLLNHITPNPILLILDDVWLGSENLLEKFKFDLPNYKILVTSRTAFPRFRFTYHLKPLNDVDAMTLFRRSVSLHDGSSYIPAEEDVKKIVKGCGGFPLVLQVIGASLRGQHEVVWRSRLMNWSNGQSFLGSDDKLLGHLESSLENDKVIIKECFMDLGSFPEDQRIPAAILIDMWAELYELDEDGIDAIAHLHELTTRNLANLVMAGKDASEANSYYNDDFVTLHDILRELAMHQSSKEPEEERPRLILNISGNNLPKRWMEKKQKLINACLLSISTGESFSWSWCNIHAPKVEVLVLNFQKLNYTLPEFVEKMDELKVFIVTNYGFFHAEISNFQLLGSLPNFRRIRLEKVSISSLCKTLVPLKSLKKISLFMCNIGKAFENCTIQLSNALPNLIEIRIDYCNDLMELPVGLCDIVLLKKLIITNCHKLSALSEGIGNLENLEVLRFRSCTDLSELPESIKSLHKLSILDISDCLSIGKLPKHIGELCNLKVLNMKGCLRLCNSLPESTVELKQLELVVCDKERAKLWEPIKEFLTKLKVEVAEKDINLNWLPK, encoded by the exons ATGAGTAgtttactttatatattttgtattttctgcTCCGTTTACTCTTACCAGCGCAAAGACTCtgagaagaaattgaagagtTTGAGATCTCAACTGGTTTCCATCTCTGTTGTTATTCTAGTATCAG GATTTGAACAGGTCTTTACGTTGTTACAAGAAACAGTTAAAGATGTGGTAAGCAAGGCCCGTCAGTTCAAAGGCCTTCTTAGAAACCTCGATTCCACGTTAGATCTTTTGGCGGATACGGTCAAAAAAATAGAACGATCAAACCAACAACGTGGTCGCGCAGTAGAGAAAACACAGAGCTTGATCGAAGAAATGACGAAAGGTGAGGAGCTGGTTCGCAAGTGCTTGCAAATCCCATGGTGGAACTTGGTCTTAATAGTCAAGTACTCAAGCAAACTTTCTAAGTTGGACAAGGCCATTTTGAGGTTCTGTCAGGTTGATTTGCAATTACATGGTACAATGACTGTGTTTGAGACTAGAGAAATTGTGAGTGATATTAGCCAGAGAATGGATTCGATTCGGTCCGTGGAGACACCAAAGGTGTCGTTCGCTGTTCGTGAACCCCCGGATTTTACAGTTGGGTTTGATATGCCAATGAAGGAGTTGAAGACGCTGCTGTTGAAGGAGGAGGTGACGCTGCTTGTATTGACTGCTCCTGGAGGATGTGGGAAGACCACACTGGTCCAAATGCTCTGTCAGGATGAGATAATTAAAG GCAAGTTTGAGAACAATATTTTCTTTGTGAACGTTTCAAAAACTCCCAACGTGAAGGTCATTGTGCAGAACCTATTAAATTATAAGAACATGCAGCCTGACTTTCAAATTCAAAGTGATGATGATGCAATCGACCAGCTGTTACAACTGCTGAATCATATTACACCTAATCCTATATTGTTGATTCTAGATGATGTCTGGCTTGGATCAGAAAACCTTCTTGAAAAGTTTAAGTTTGATCTTCCCAATTACAAGATTTTGGTTACTTCAAGAACTGCATTTCCAAGATTTAGGTTTACATATCACTTAAAACCGCTAAATGATGTTGATGCAATGACCCTTTTTCGTCGCTCAGTATCCCTACATGATGGGAGCTCTTACATTCCAGCAGAAGAAGATGTCAAAAAG ATAGTAAAAGGCTGTGGGGGATTCCCACTAGTCCTTCAAGTAATTGGCGCCTCACTGCGTGGGCAGCATGAAGTGGTATGGAGAAGTAGACTAATGAATTGGTCTAATGGTCAATCTTTTCTCGGTTCTGATGATAAGCTGCTTGGTCATCTTGAAAGTAGCCTAGAAAATGACAAGGTTATCATCAAAGAGTGTTTCATGGACCTAGGTTCATTTCCCGAAGACCAAAGGATCCCTGCTGCTATCCTCATTGACATGTGGGCAGAATTATATGAGCTTGATGAAGATGGCATCGATGCCATTGCCCATTTGCACGAACTCACTACTCGAAATCTGGCCAATCTTGTGATGGCAGG GAAAGATGCAAGTGAGGCCAACAGCTATTACAATGATGACTTTGTCACACTGCATGACATTCTTAGAGAGCTTGCTATGCATCAGAGTAGCAAAGAGCCTGAAGAAGAACGGCCAAGACTGATTCTGAACATAAGTGGAAACAATCTACCAAAGAGGTGGATGGAAAAGAAACAGAAACTCATCAATGCTTGCTTATTATCTATCTCAACTG GTGAATCATTCTCATGGAGTTGGTGCAACATTCACGCACCCAAAGTTGAGGTTTTAGTTCTGAATTTTCAAAAACTGAATTACACCTTACCTGAGTTTGTGGAGAAAATGGATGAACTCAAGGTTTTTATAGTCACGAATTATGGTTTCTTTCATGCTGAAATAAGCAATTTTCAATTGCTCGGGTCTCTACCCAATTTTAGGAGAATTAGATTAGAGAAGGTTTCAATTTCTTCCCTTTGCAAGACCCTTGTACCGTTGAAGAGTTTGAAGAAAATATCCTTGTTCATGTGTAATATTGGTAAGGCTTTTGAGAATTGTACTATTCAACTTTCAAATGCTTTGCCAAATCTAATAGAGATACGCATTGACTATTGCAATGATCTGATGGAATTGCCTGTTGGGTTGTGTGATATTGTCCTCCTAAAAAAACTCATCATCACCAATTGTCATAAGTTGTCAGCATTATCTGAAGGAATTGGAAATTTGGAGAATTTAGAAGTACTAAGGTTTAGGTCTTGTACTGATTTGTCAGAGTTGCCAGAGTCAATCAAAAGCCTCCATAAGTTAAGCATTCTTGACATATCTGACTGTCTAAGCATTGGCAAGTTGCCAAAACACATTGGTGAGTTGTGTAATTTAAAAGTGCTCAACATGAAAGGTTGCTTGAGATTGTGTAATTCATTGCCAGAATCAACTGTGGAGCTTAAGCAATTAGAGCTCGTGGTTTGTGACAAAGAAAGGGCCAAGCTATGGGAGCCTATCAAGGAATTCCTCACCAAACTTAAAGTAGAGGTGGCTGAAAAAGATATCAACTTGAATTGGCTTCCCAAATAA
- the LOC115994596 gene encoding probable disease resistance protein At5g66900 isoform X3 has protein sequence MSSLLYIFCIFCSVYSYQRKDSEKKLKSLRSQLVSISVVILVSERRRRRSSSKVMALMVAESLLGAGFEQVFTLLQETVKDVVSKARQFKGLLRNLDSTLDLLADTVKKIERSNQQRGRAVEKTQSLIEEMTKGEELVRKCLQIPWWNLVLIVKYSSKLSKLDKAILRFCQVDLQLHGTMTVFETREIVSDISQRMDSIRSVETPKVSFAVREPPDFTVGFDMPMKELKTLLLKEEVTLLVLTAPGGCGKTTLVQMLCQDEIIKDDVWLGSENLLEKFKFDLPNYKILVTSRTAFPRFRFTYHLKPLNDVDAMTLFRRSVSLHDGSSYIPAEEDVKKIVKGCGGFPLVLQVIGASLRGQHEVVWRSRLMNWSNGQSFLGSDDKLLGHLESSLENDKVIIKECFMDLGSFPEDQRIPAAILIDMWAELYELDEDGIDAIAHLHELTTRNLANLVMAGKDASEANSYYNDDFVTLHDILRELAMHQSSKEPEEERPRLILNISGNNLPKRWMEKKQKLINACLLSISTGESFSWSWCNIHAPKVEVLVLNFQKLNYTLPEFVEKMDELKVFIVTNYGFFHAEISNFQLLGSLPNFRRIRLEKVSISSLCKTLVPLKSLKKISLFMCNIGKAFENCTIQLSNALPNLIEIRIDYCNDLMELPVGLCDIVLLKKLIITNCHKLSALSEGIGNLENLEVLRFRSCTDLSELPESIKSLHKLSILDISDCLSIGKLPKHIGELCNLKVLNMKGCLRLCNSLPESTVELKQLELVVCDKERAKLWEPIKEFLTKLKVEVAEKDINLNWLPK, from the exons ATGAGTAgtttactttatatattttgtattttctgcTCCGTTTACTCTTACCAGCGCAAAGACTCtgagaagaaattgaagagtTTGAGATCTCAACTGGTTTCCATCTCTGTTGTTATTCTAGTATCAG aaagaagaagaagaagaagcagcagcaaAGTTATGGCTCTGATGGTTGCAGAATCTCTTCTTGGGGCAGGATTTGAACAGGTCTTTACGTTGTTACAAGAAACAGTTAAAGATGTGGTAAGCAAGGCCCGTCAGTTCAAAGGCCTTCTTAGAAACCTCGATTCCACGTTAGATCTTTTGGCGGATACGGTCAAAAAAATAGAACGATCAAACCAACAACGTGGTCGCGCAGTAGAGAAAACACAGAGCTTGATCGAAGAAATGACGAAAGGTGAGGAGCTGGTTCGCAAGTGCTTGCAAATCCCATGGTGGAACTTGGTCTTAATAGTCAAGTACTCAAGCAAACTTTCTAAGTTGGACAAGGCCATTTTGAGGTTCTGTCAGGTTGATTTGCAATTACATGGTACAATGACTGTGTTTGAGACTAGAGAAATTGTGAGTGATATTAGCCAGAGAATGGATTCGATTCGGTCCGTGGAGACACCAAAGGTGTCGTTCGCTGTTCGTGAACCCCCGGATTTTACAGTTGGGTTTGATATGCCAATGAAGGAGTTGAAGACGCTGCTGTTGAAGGAGGAGGTGACGCTGCTTGTATTGACTGCTCCTGGAGGATGTGGGAAGACCACACTGGTCCAAATGCTCTGTCAGGATGAGATAATTAAAG ATGATGTCTGGCTTGGATCAGAAAACCTTCTTGAAAAGTTTAAGTTTGATCTTCCCAATTACAAGATTTTGGTTACTTCAAGAACTGCATTTCCAAGATTTAGGTTTACATATCACTTAAAACCGCTAAATGATGTTGATGCAATGACCCTTTTTCGTCGCTCAGTATCCCTACATGATGGGAGCTCTTACATTCCAGCAGAAGAAGATGTCAAAAAG ATAGTAAAAGGCTGTGGGGGATTCCCACTAGTCCTTCAAGTAATTGGCGCCTCACTGCGTGGGCAGCATGAAGTGGTATGGAGAAGTAGACTAATGAATTGGTCTAATGGTCAATCTTTTCTCGGTTCTGATGATAAGCTGCTTGGTCATCTTGAAAGTAGCCTAGAAAATGACAAGGTTATCATCAAAGAGTGTTTCATGGACCTAGGTTCATTTCCCGAAGACCAAAGGATCCCTGCTGCTATCCTCATTGACATGTGGGCAGAATTATATGAGCTTGATGAAGATGGCATCGATGCCATTGCCCATTTGCACGAACTCACTACTCGAAATCTGGCCAATCTTGTGATGGCAGG GAAAGATGCAAGTGAGGCCAACAGCTATTACAATGATGACTTTGTCACACTGCATGACATTCTTAGAGAGCTTGCTATGCATCAGAGTAGCAAAGAGCCTGAAGAAGAACGGCCAAGACTGATTCTGAACATAAGTGGAAACAATCTACCAAAGAGGTGGATGGAAAAGAAACAGAAACTCATCAATGCTTGCTTATTATCTATCTCAACTG GTGAATCATTCTCATGGAGTTGGTGCAACATTCACGCACCCAAAGTTGAGGTTTTAGTTCTGAATTTTCAAAAACTGAATTACACCTTACCTGAGTTTGTGGAGAAAATGGATGAACTCAAGGTTTTTATAGTCACGAATTATGGTTTCTTTCATGCTGAAATAAGCAATTTTCAATTGCTCGGGTCTCTACCCAATTTTAGGAGAATTAGATTAGAGAAGGTTTCAATTTCTTCCCTTTGCAAGACCCTTGTACCGTTGAAGAGTTTGAAGAAAATATCCTTGTTCATGTGTAATATTGGTAAGGCTTTTGAGAATTGTACTATTCAACTTTCAAATGCTTTGCCAAATCTAATAGAGATACGCATTGACTATTGCAATGATCTGATGGAATTGCCTGTTGGGTTGTGTGATATTGTCCTCCTAAAAAAACTCATCATCACCAATTGTCATAAGTTGTCAGCATTATCTGAAGGAATTGGAAATTTGGAGAATTTAGAAGTACTAAGGTTTAGGTCTTGTACTGATTTGTCAGAGTTGCCAGAGTCAATCAAAAGCCTCCATAAGTTAAGCATTCTTGACATATCTGACTGTCTAAGCATTGGCAAGTTGCCAAAACACATTGGTGAGTTGTGTAATTTAAAAGTGCTCAACATGAAAGGTTGCTTGAGATTGTGTAATTCATTGCCAGAATCAACTGTGGAGCTTAAGCAATTAGAGCTCGTGGTTTGTGACAAAGAAAGGGCCAAGCTATGGGAGCCTATCAAGGAATTCCTCACCAAACTTAAAGTAGAGGTGGCTGAAAAAGATATCAACTTGAATTGGCTTCCCAAATAA